From Schizosaccharomyces pombe strain 972h- genome assembly, chromosome: II, the proteins below share one genomic window:
- the swf1 gene encoding palmitoyltransferase Swf1, with protein MDFFYKYLALVAIASLMVFILLFGQIPKLKYTVIGKLNRFFMVTIPYHLHVLDSRYADGRCSAAMRSLSNYVLYKNNPLVVFLYLALITIGIASFFIYGSSLTQKFSIIDWISVLTSVLLPYISLYIAAKSNPGKIDLKNWNEASRRFPYDYKIFFPNKCSTCKFEKPARSKHCRLCNICVEKFDHHCIWINNCVGLNNARYFFLFLLCTIQLLFHSILRLGYHFNALRDMRQYPSFLRSWWFAIKSEGELGSVFLISLICSVLVLCLLGYEFFLVYAGYTTNESEKWSDLAHLVKNRKVYMYYENGSQLLALDKDASNDAILVTSMSQIDNIYDNGFYNNFFSLVFPYRHLYSTT; from the coding sequence atggatttcttttataaatatcTAGCTTTGGTGGCTATTGCGAGCTTAATGGTTTTTATACTTCTGTTCGGTCAAATTCCCAAACTAAAATACACGGTAATTGGAAAACTGAATCGCTTCTTTATGGTTACCATTCCATATCATCTTCACGTACTTGATTCTCGGTATGCCGATGGTAGATGCTCTGCGGCTATGCGTTCTTTGTCAAACTATGTcctttataaaaacaacCCTCTAGTTGTTTTTCTGTACTTAGCATTGATTACAATAGGTATTGCCTCTTTCTTCATATATGGATCCTCCTTAAcgcaaaaattttcaatcatAGATTGGATATCTGTATTGACTTCTGTATTGCTCCCTTACATTTCTCTCTACATTGCTGCAAAATCCAATCCAGGAAAGATagacttaaaaaattggaatgAAGCGTCTCGAAGGTTTCCCTACgattacaaaattttttttcctaacAAGTGCAGTACAtgcaaatttgaaaagcCTGCTCGTTCAAAGCACTGCCGGCTTTGTAATATATGCGTTGAAAAGTTCGACCATCATTGCATATGGATAAACAATTGCGTCGGGCTTAACAATGCTCGATATTTCTTTCTATTCTTGCTGTGTACAATacaattgctttttcaTTCCATACTCCGCCTTGGTTATCATTTCAATGCACTTAGGGATATGAGACAATACCCTTCTTTCTTACGTTCCTGGTGGTTTGCAATAAAAAGTGAAGGGGAACTGGGTTCcgtatttttaatttcgtTAATATGTTCGGTTCTGgttttatgtttattaGGATATGAATTTTTCCTAGTATACGCTGGGTATACGACTAATGAATCAGAGAAATGGTCGGACCTTGCTCATCTTGTCAAAAATCGTAAAGTATACATGTATTATGAAAACGGCTCACAGCTTCTTGCCCTTGACAAAGACGCCTCTAACGATGCTATTTTAGTGACATCAATGTCTCAAATTGACAACATATATGACAATGGTTTTTacaataactttttttctcttgtTTTTCCATATCGCCACCTTTATTCAACAACTTGa
- the ash2 gene encoding Set1C complex and Lid2 complex subunit Ash2-trithorax family yields the protein MLAHGSNDYGVSLKGNKTGSSPSKASSLNWNEPHTLNEQNTYCYCGKDRNLRFPDLQCSVCLNMFHLSCLSPPCTSMMGFSTNYQFVCKHCTEDGFERFERGVSAWKAITATAMANLVVKRYVETNPDVPVDSFNAEKMRNFQANTYFFKKKEDLIPFIEEHWQLLCPDREKVQTWQATLGSCLVANRDTYRAKDETMRNQNSEYALNNPNLFDFRSGYIFPFQRVGATVPKKRLVETETPPPSSSKLKEDYKDSKREMKRSNTPWSNASIKKNEVPTVPIRYKPPPWRDSDFETVPKLPIFYPNSSSPNFFSLSEIPFNRRGFRYSPCEAAKDLPNVMYREIELPPFTSRINWHDISTPVFIDHSALCATVEKGFRMARSNVFMTSGEWYFEIKIEKGGGDDGAHVRIGVSRREAPLDAPVGYDAYSYGLRDLGGQKVHMSRPRNFMDSFGTGDIIGLHISLPKPSFAQHTTLPSCHDRIPIRYKGQLYFEQPDYVPSKMMDELMIPSKHNRYIDLPYIPGSFIKVYKNGSYMGTAFENLLDFNPPNSINSNHYSFDDGSLGYYPSISMYGGGIARFQFGPQFSHRPLVLGSNVRPVSERYNEQIAEDVLCDILDEIDYAEDPNTSSVTIDVPQEPNAGITIIPEIKDITE from the coding sequence ATGCTGGCTCATGGATCCAATGATTATGGAGTTTCCTTAAAGGGGAATAAAACCGGTTCCTCTCCTAGTAAAGCATCTTCTCTAAATTGGAATGAACCTCATACCTTGAACGAACAGAACACCTATTGCTATTGTGGAAAAGATAGAAATTTAAGATTCCCTGATCTTCAGTGTAGCGTTTGTTTAAATATGTTTCATCTCTCGTGTTTAAGTCCTCCTTGTACGTCGATGATGGGATTTAGTACAAATTATCAATTTGTCTGTAAGCATTGCACTGAAGACGGATTTGAACGATTTGAACGAGGTGTATCCGCATGGAAGGCTATCACTGCTACTGCAATGGCCAATCTTGTTGTTAAACGGTATGTTGAGACCAACCCAGACGTTCCTGTCGATAGTTTTAATGCCGAGAAAATGAGAAATTTTCAAGCaaatacatatttttttaagaaaaaagaagatttaaTTCCATTCATCGAAGAACACTGGCAGCTATTGTGTCCCGATCGTGAAAAAGTACAAACTTGGCAAGCTACTTTGGGTAGTTGCCTTGTGGCTAACAGAGACACATACCGAGCTAAAGATGAAACGATGAGAAATCAAAACTCTGAATATGCTTTAAACAACCCGAACCTTTTTGACTTTCGTTCAGGTTATATATTTCCATTTCAACGAGTGGGAGCAACTGTACCAAAAAAACGTTTAGTTGAAACTGAAACTCCTCCTCCTTCATCTAGTAAGCTTAAGGAAGATTACAAGGATTCCAAAAGGGAGATGAAGAGATCTAATACTCCTTGGTCGAATGCgtctataaaaaaaaatgaagttcCCACCGTACCCATACGCTACAAACCGCCTCCTTGGAGAGATTCTGATTTTGAAACTGTTCCTAAATTACCAATATTTTATCCAAATTCCTCATCCCctaattttttctctctctctGAAATTCCCTTTAATCGAAGAGGATTCCGCTATAGTCCTTGTGAAGCAGCCAAAGATTTACCAAATGTCATGTACAGAGAGATTGAACTTCCACCGTTTACGTCTCGGATTAATTGGCATGATATTTCTACACCTGTCTTTATTGATCACTCTGCTCTGTGTGCAACTGTGGAAAAGGGATTTCGGATGGCAAGGTCCAATGTTTTTATGACCTCCGGTGAATGGTATTTTGAGataaaaatagagaaaGGAGGAGGTGATGATGGAGCACATGTCAGAATTGGAGTTTCTAGACGTGAAGCCCCTTTGGATGCTCCTGTTGGCTATGATGCTTATTCGTATGGACTTAGAGACTTGGGTGGTCAAAAAGTTCATATGTCACGTCCACGAAACTTTATGGATTCTTTTGGTACAGGAGACATAATTGGATTACATATATCTCTTCCTAAACCGTCCTTTGCCCAACATACTACTCTTCCCTCGTGTCATGATAGAATCCCTATCAGATATAAAGGACAACTATATTTTGAGCAACCAGATTATGTACCAAGCAAAATGATGGATGAGCTAATGATTCCATCTAAACACAATCGTTATATAGACTTACCTTACATTCCTGGATCatttataaaagtttacaaaaatGGCTCATATATGGGTACAGCctttgaaaatttgcttGATTTTAATCCCCCTAATTCAATCAATTCAAATCATTATTCATTTGATGACGGTTCTCTTGGTTATTATCCTTCTATTAGTATGTATGGAGGTGGAATAGCTCGCTTCCAATTTGGTCCTCAATTTTCTCACCGTCCGCTTGTCTTAGGTTCAAATGTCAGGCCTGTTTCAGAAAGATATAATGAGCAAATTGCGGAAGACGTCCTTTGCGACATCCTTGACGAAATAGATTATGCAGAAGACCCAAATACGTCTTCTGTGACTATTGATGTTCCTCAGGAACCAAATGCAGGCATAACAATAATTCCGGAAATTAAGGATATAACCGAATag
- the pex14 gene encoding protein Pex14, which yields MREDLLRNSVEFLREKTVLDAPDVKKIEFLKSKGLTAEEIQEAFKLAKNPLFPSYPRFENTSNFVSRDWRDWFIMGVISTGFAWSAYSLVKKYIAPMFRAPSQNAYEADKNALDAKFLEAHKILENLDEQTRKLSERTEKQQDELDIALDDLEETLNTLKRTSENRDREIARISQDVYTMSTITLPQSLEQIKKSQEEALQNLSREISSLRCLQTDSKKDDTFATTSNSSIPVLENPLDTSEGFQTKKVGTASLPDWQISMHNEASKNIDFNDIDPAESYVAEDAY from the exons atgagGGAGGATTTGTTAAGAAACTCCgttgaatttttaagagAAAAAACTGTATTAGATGCTCCTGATGtgaaaaagattgaatTTCTAAAATCCAAAGGTTTAACTGCCGAAGAAATTCAAGAAGCATTCAAGCTAGCAAAAAATCCGCTATTCCCTTCTTATCCTCGATTTGAAAACACTAgtaattttgtttcaagAGATTGGAGAGATTGGTTTATTATGGGCGTTATTTCGACTGGATTTGCATGGTCGGCGTATTCATTAGTAAAG aAATACATAGCACCAATGTTTCGCGCACCATCTCAAAACGCTTATGAAGCTGATAAAAACGCTTTGGATGCTAAATTTCTAGAAGCTCATAAAATACTCGAAAATTTAGATGAACAAACAAGAAAGCTTTCCGAGAGAACTGAAAAACAGCAAGATGAATTGGACATTGCGTTAGATGATTTAGAAGAGACGTTGAATACTTTGAAGCGTACGTCCGAAAACCGAGATCGTGAAATAGCTAGAATCTCACAAGATGTATATACCATGAGTACTATTACTTTACCACAAAGTCTTGAGCAAATTAAGAAATCTCAAGAAGAAGCATTACAAAACCTTTCGAGAGAAATTAGCTCTCTACGATGTTTACAAActgattcaaaaaaagacgACACTTTCGCTACCACATCAAACTCTTCGATACCAGTATTAGAGAATCCTTTAGATACTTCAGAAGGTTTTCAAACTAAAAAGGTTGGTACTGCCTCCCTTCCAGATTGGCAAATATCAATGCATAACGAGGCTTCTAAAAACATTGATTTCAATGATATTGATCCCGCAGAGTCTTACGTTGCAGAAGATGCTTATTGA
- the isd11 gene encoding Fe-sulfur cluster assembly protein Isd11 produces the protein MSVSKQHVVRLYRNILKTSKLFPYTYREYTIRRTRDKFKELKVESDPAKFEQGIKDSEKLLEIIQRQSIINGMYNKRNLVVEGIDDTAEGEVKKSFENASQS, from the exons ATGTCAGTTTCAAAGCAGCATGTAGTTAGACTTTATCGCAATATATTGAAAACATCAAAGCTTTTTCCATACACCTATAGAGAGTATACTATTCGGCGGACTAGGgataaatttaaagagtTAAAAGTTGAAAGTGATCCTGCGAAGTTTGAACAAGGAATAAAGGATTCTGAAAAGTTATTGGAAATTATACAAAGGCAATCGATAATTAACGGGATGTACAATAAAAGGAATCTTGTTGTTGAG GGAATTGATGACACAGCAGAGGGTGAAGTAAAGAAATCGTTTGAGAATGCTTCCCAGAGTTAA
- the abh1 gene encoding alpha-ketoglutarate-dependent dioxygenase, protein MEQANVFRLEEKRYKCRADTIPDMSEVLDPNDPQSFGFEALVEIKPRVFSFQKAPGLLILKNYVSSELQMQLLKSIMFTQIQDPENKTNLSPFYQLPLGNDSIWRRYYNGDGESIIDGLGETKPLTVDRLVHKKLRWVTLGEQYDWTTKEYPDPSKSPGFPKDLGDFVEKVVKESTDFLHWKAEAAIVNFYSPGDTLSAHIDESEEDLTLPLISLSMGLDCIYLIGTESRSEKPSALRLHSGDVVIMTGTSRKAFHAVPKIIPNSTPNYLLTGNKAWDGWISRKRVNFNVRQVRPSR, encoded by the exons ATGGAACAGGCGAATGTTTTTCgtttagaagaaaaacgCTATAAATGTCGTGCCGACACAATTCCTGACATGTCTGAGGTCCTTGATCCTAATGATCCCCAGTCTTTTGGATTTGAAGCTTTAGTTGAAATTAAACCTAgagttttttcttttcaaaaagctcCTGGATTATTAATTCTTAAAAACTATGTTTCATCGGAACTGCAAATGCAGCTGTTAAAATCTATAATGTTTACGCAAATTCAAGATCCTGAAAACAAGACCAACCTTTCACCATTTTATCAACTACCATTAGGTAATGATAGCATATGGCGCAGATATTACAATGGTGATGGAGAAAGTATCATTGACGGCCTTGGAGAAACTAAGCCTTTGACGGTTGACAGACTAGTTCATAAAAAGCTTCGATGGGTTACACTAGGTGAACAGTATGACTGGACGACGAAGGAGTATCCTGATCCTTCCAAATCTCCTGGGTTTCCCAAAGATTTAGGTGACTTTGTTGAAAAGGTTGTTAAAGAGAGCACAGATTTTTTACATTGGAAAGCTGAAGCTGCAAtcgtaaatttttattctccTGGTGACACATTGAGTGCACATATCGATGAATCTGAAGAGGATTTGACACTTCCATTAATTTCTCTCTCAATGGGTTTGGATTGCATATATTTGATCGGTACCGAGTCGAGGTCGGAAAAGCCTTCAGCTTTACGTTTACACAGTGGAGACGTTGTAATTATGACTGGAACTTCTAGAAAGGCTTTCCATG CTGTTCCTAAGATTATACCCAACTCTACGCCTAATTACCTATTGACTGGAAACAAGGCTTGGGATGGATGGATTTCAAGAAAGCGAGTGAACTTCAATGTTAGACAGGTTAGGCCTTCTAGATAA
- the nam9 gene encoding mitochondrial 37S ribosomal protein uS4m, whose product MKGKFRFSLKRGLLRPSWNKYNIYNIARKQLPALNNRTLYQKKWNAKKETRSYHGPQLREYQLKNAFRPKLEGVISSLDNKLPIPFMNQTYAFLESRLDMSIHRALFASSALQARQLVLHGKVHVNGKPERRAYRQLLPGDLVTVDQKSVMNCVSASSNNTPSIQDGKQTEQVSSKDGENEKKKDNDDDLFEQTSNGKLPSINETISNFVPKPFMSLMAFIPAYLEVCFRTCSFVYVRDPVARPGLTEVPSPFPEDLHALAYTYYIRSRNMRQGAARCQARRLIPQKVRDASFYQGPPELYKKRNVSPKEAFSHRYPVRQGKLTKLV is encoded by the exons ATGAAGGGGAAATTTAGGTTCTCTTTAAAGCGCGGT CTTTTGCGTCCGTCGTGGAACAAATACAATATATACAACATTGCAAGAAAACAACTACCTGCTCTGAATAATAGAACtttatatcaaaaaaaatggaatgcGAAGAAGGAAACAAGGTCTTATCATGGTCCTCAATTACGCGAATATCAACTGAAAAATGCCTTCCGCCCAAAATTGGAGGGGGTTATTTCTTCCTTAGATAATAAGCTTCCCATCCCTTTTATGAATCAGACTTATGCATTTTTGGAATCCCGTTTAGACATGTCTATTCATCGAGCGTTATTTGCGTCTAGCGCTTTACAGGCTCGCCAACTGGTGCTTCATGGAAAAGTGCACGTAAACGGAAAACCTGAACGCCGTGCCTATCGTCAACTCTTACCTGGTGATTTAGTAACTGTTGATCAAAAATCAGTAATGAATTGTGTTTCTGCCTCTAGTAACAATACCCCTTCTATACAGGATGGGAAGCAAACTGAACAGGTGTCCTCTAAGGATggagaaaatgaaaaaaaaaaggataatgatgatgatttatTTGAACAGACTTCTAATGGAAAGTTGCCCTCTATCAATGAAACAATTTCCAACTTTGTTCCTAAACCGTTTATGTCACTAATGGCATTTATCCCTGCTTATTTAGAAGTTTGCTTCCGCACTTGTTCCTTTGTTTATGTGCGTGATCCAGTTGCTCGTCCTGGCTTAACGGAAGTTCCTTCTCCATTTCCTGAAGACTTGCACGCTTTAGCCTATACATACTATATCAGAAGTCGTAATATGCGGCAAGGAGCAGCTAGATGTCAGGCCAGACGGCTTATTCCGCAGAAAGTACGCGATGCATCATTTTATCAAGGACCTCCtgaattatataaaaaacgaaatgTTTCTCCCAAAGAAGCATTCTCTCATCGGTATCCAGTTCGTCAAGGAAAGTTGACGAAACTCGTATAA
- a CDS encoding folding protein, producing the protein MGSNTSPGQADPLESENESSLTSRFLPNKRDGGKDNESVIPEKEEPDLNEPVLAVPLPKSRYALTKRSSSSEYPRRSASTSAKKNVIPITRSYSTTFFSKTNDQPTVTGNQDKPISRLRASKLQIQNFWNYICFELLANDTVPANPIKEKHVENFLATPYAIEKTFLFGWFVSVDSFLYIFTLFPIRVLISFFTLSRCIFQGLFSTFFHRNSSPNRSLPRSRKIDLLKLLLIFSTSILIRKIDVSRLYHIIRAQASIRFYVLYNVLEIADRLCCALGQDVLDCLFSNHILSFNFWNPAGWMTFFYYFAISLAYMVLHTLVLLYQIITLNVTVNSYSNAVLALLMSNQLVEIKGAVFKKFEKENLFQLTCSDVVERFQITIMVIIIFLRNLAELYTTSSLDQPLLTFKRLKTLLAPFFWVIGSELFVDWLKHAFIIKFNYIKPSIYSRFTDVLCHDYVASGAQLTQTVTGCSQQVARRMGLPVLPLVCVFIRTSMQTWSMFRSTHSMKQEIAKSIGTIFPTKDNYVYYLPNKEANTYNAGKEASWETLLLSVVRGKSGIAFLFFMAIMLKLLLGKAILAITQSRYESMQQREEKINSWERERKANNFFRGHIEIDKKTKDFLNNSKDDLPVPKSPLLTLERYAMHSKRIW; encoded by the exons ATGGGTAGCAATACCTCACCTGGACAAGCTGACCCACTTGAATCCGAAAATGAATCATCGTTAACCTCTCGTTTTCTTCCAAATAAACGTGACGGAGGAAAAGACAATGAATCCGTTATACCAGAGAAAGAAGAACCTGATCTAAACGAGCCTGTTCTTGCTGTTCCTCTTCCGAAATCCCGATATGCACTGACAAAACGAAGTTCTTCAAGTGAATATCCTAGAAGATCAGCTTCTACTAGTGCTAAGAAAAACGTTATTCCTATTACTAGGTCCTATTCTACGACATTCTTTAGTAAAACGAATGATCAGCCCACAGTAACTGGCAACCAAGACAAACCCATTTCCAGATTACGGGCGAGTAAActtcaaattcaaaacttttggaATTACATATGCTTTGAGCTTTTGGCTAATGATACTGTGCCCGCAAATCctattaaagaaaagcatGTTGAAAACTTTCTGGCTACACCATATGCAATTGAAAAgacatttttatttggatGGTTTGTTAGTGTCGACAGCTtcctttatatttttacattatttCCCATTCGGGTCttaatatctttttttaccCTAAGCCGTTGCATTTTTCAGGGtttattttcaacttttttccATCGTAATAGCTCACCAAACCGATCATTACCTAGGAGCCGAAAAATTGATCTCTTaaaacttcttttaatattctCTACTAGTATTCTCATTCGAAAAATTGACGTTAGTCGGCTTTACCATATTATACGTGCTCAGGCTAGTATACGATTTTATGTTTTGTATAATGTCTTAGAAATTGCGGACAGATTGTGTTGCGCTTTGGGTCAGGATGTTCTTGACTGTTTGTTCTCTAAtcatattctttctttcaatttttggaatCCAGCTGGCTGGATGAcatttttctattattttgcaatttctCTAGCGTACATGGTTTTACATACATTGGTTCTTCTGTATCAAATCATCACCCTAAATGTTACAGTGAATTCATATTCAAATGCTGTCCTTGCACTTTTAATGTCAAATCAGTTAGTTGAAATTAAAGGGgcagttttcaaaaaatttgaaaaagaaaacctCTTTCAACTTACTTGCTCTG aCGTAGTCGAACGTTTTCAGATTACCATTATGGTTAtcataatatttttgagaaatCTTGCAGAACTGTACACGACTTCTTCGTTAGATCAACCCCTCTTAACTTTTAAAAGGCTTAAGACCTTGTTGGCACCATTTTTTTGGGTTATAGGTTCTGAACTGTTCGTCGATTGGCTCAAGCATGCGTTTATAATAAAGTTCAATTATATAAAACCTTCGATATATTCGCGTTTTACTGATGTTCTGTGTCATGATTATGTTGCTTCGGGTGCTCAACTAACCCAG ACGGTGACGGGGTGTTCTCAACAGGTGGCTAGAAGAATGGGTCTTCCAGTTTTACCATTAGTTTGCGTTTTTATTCGAACTTCCATGCAAACTTGGAGCATGTTTCGTTCAACCCATTCAATGAAACAAGAAATTGCTAAATCTATCGGCACTATTTTTCCTACTAAGGATAATTATGTCTATTATCTTCCGAATAAAGAAGCCAATACTTATAATGCAGGAAAAGAAGCTTCTTGGGAGACATTACTACTTTCAGTTGTAAGAGGTAAATCAGGAATTGCCTTTCTATTTTTCATGGCTATTATGCTTAAATTGTTGTTGGGAAAAGCTATATTAGCAATTACACAATCTCGATATGAATCAATGCAacaaagagaagaaaaaataaattcatgGGAAAGAGAACGAAAAGccaataattttttccgTGGTCATATA GAAATCgataagaaaacaaaggattttttaaacaattcgAAAGACGATTTACCAGTTCCAAAAAGCCCTCTACTGACATTGGAGCGATACGCAATGCATTCTAAAAGAATTTGGTGA
- a CDS encoding uncharacterized protein (Schizosaccharomyces pombe specific protein): MASCCIFCAQFVLNRNLLEANKYKLSEITFKVYISIRRLLIVVITLYRRIVECCASLCSLIFSKYYLHYKTFRILTIIQSWSDKVSVLPNRLYCLPFCNAFIEFVKKLTET, translated from the coding sequence ATGGCTTCATGCTGTATCTTTTGTGCTCAGTTTGTATTAAATCGAAATCTGTTAGAAGCTAATAAGTATAAACTTTCCGAAATTACTTTTAAGGTCTACATTAGTATCAGAAGGCTACTAATTGTAGTGATCACACTTTACAGACGAATAGTTGAGTGTTGTGCTTCACTATGCTCCCTCATTTTCAGTAAATATTATCTGCattataaaacttttagGATTCTTACAATAATTCAAAGTTGGTCTGATAAAGTCTCAGTTCTTCCAAATCGCCTTTATTGTTTACCTTTTTGCAACGCGTTTATTGAGTTCgtaaaaaaacttaccgaaacgtaa
- the rns1 gene encoding putative RNA-binding protein: protein MYQKEAFYRGRSSTRQFNNTRSPSGRSASRSSNFSHRSSSRDSFSSNRSYSSSLSRSPEEPLRTILVENLTRNVTKEHIAEIFGIYGLIDHIFMPIYKKSELNKGYCYIEYVYHDQAANAVDKMNNAELDGEELFVSIKRFPFESLHKNHKHYENSYRPSRSQNNSHYNDKSFHRSRYSRARSRSPGSNISEYSDQSPPYHSYRHRP from the exons ATGTACCAAAAGGAGGCCTTTTATCGTGGACGTAGCTCAACAAGACAATTTAACAATACCCGATCTCCATCTGGACGTTCAGCGTCGCGTTCTTCCAATTTCTCACATCGGTCTAGTAGTCGtgattctttttcctcGAATAGATCTTACTCGAGTTCGCTTTCCAGATCTCCAGAAGAACCATTGCGAACA ATTCTTGTGGAAAATTTGACGCGTAATGTCACTAAAGAACATATAGCAGAAATATTTGGGATTTATGGACTAATTGATCATATTTTCATGccaatttataaaaaat CTGAATTGAATAAAGGGTATTGCTACATAGAATACGTATACCATGACCAGGCCGCAAACGCCGTCGATAAGATGAACAACGCTGAGCTTGATGGTGAGGAGTTGTTTGTATCGATAAAACGTTTTCCTTTTGAGTCACTACACAAAAACCATAAGCACTACGAAAACTCGTATCGACCATCAAGGTCACAAAACAATTCACATTACAACGATAAATCGTTTCATCGCTCCAGATATTCTCGGGCACGTAGCCGATCTCCAGGTTCCAATATATCTGAATATTCTGATCAATCACCCCCCTATCACTCCTATAGACATCGTCCTTAA
- the mpg2 gene encoding mannose-1-phosphate guanyltransferase: MISSAVILVGGPSRGTRFRPLSFDVPKPLFKIGGREMIYHHLAALSKIESVKDVFLVGFYDESVFKDFINEVASHFPSFNRIKYLREYNCLGTGGGLYHFRDQILKGHTSNVFVMHADVCCSFPLQELLNVHHEKKALVTLMATKVSKEDASNFGCLVEEPSTGRVLHYVDKPSSYLSNIISCGIYIFDASIFDEIKKAYERRLEEVEKQLRSLDEGMEDYLSLETDVLAPLCSDSSKAIYAYNTPEFWRQIKTAGSAVPANSLYLQKAYHDGTLPKPDTEAEIIQPVFIHPNAIVSKGAKIGPNVSIGARVRIEDGARIRNSIIQEDCEISANAVVLHSILSRHCKIGKWSRVEGSPTLPSQHSTTIMRNSVKVQAITVMGADCIVHDEVRVQNCLVLPHKEIKVGLVGEIVM, translated from the exons ATGATTTCCTCTGCTGTCATTCTGGTCGGGGGTCCATCTCG TGGTACCCGATTCCGCCCTCTTTCGTTTGATGTCCCTAAA CctttgtttaaaattggAGGACGAGAAATGATTTACCATCATTTGGCGGCTTTATCCAAGATTGAAAGTGTTAAAGATGTCTTTTTGGTTGGTTTCTACGATGAAAGCGTTTTCAAAGATTTTATCAACGAAGTAGCTTCGCATTTCCCCAGTTTCAATCGTATCAAGTATCTCCGTGAATACAACTGCTTAGGAACTGGTGGCGGCTTATACCATTTCCGTGATCAAATCCTTAAAGGACATACTTCTAATGTTTTTGTTATGCATGCGGATGTGTGTTGCAGTTTTCCCTTACAAGAATTGTTAAACGTTCATCACGAGAAGAAAGCTTTAGTTACTTTAATGGCTACTAAGGTTAGTAAAGAAGATGCTTCTAACTTCGGTTGCCTTGTAGAGGAACCAAGTACTGGGCGTGTACTTCATTATGTTGATAAGCCAAGCTCCtatctttcaaatattatttcatGTGGTATTTATATCTTTGATGCCTCTATATTCgatgaaatcaaaaaagcGTACGAGCGTAGACTTGAGGAGGTCGAGAAGCAACTCAGGTCCTTGGATGAAGGAATGGAAGACTACCTCAGTTTGGAGACCGATGTGCTTGCTCCATTGTGCTCAGATTCCTCTAAAGCCATTTATGCTTATAATACTCCTGAGTTCTGGCGTCAAATAAAAACCGCTGGCTCTGCTGTTCCTGCTAATTCCTTGTATTTACAAAAGGCATATCATGATGGTACTCTTCCAAAACCCGACACTGAGGCTGAGATCATTCAGCCGGTTTTTATTCATCCTAATGCTATTGTTAGCAAAGGTGCAAAGATTGGACCCAATGTTTCAATTGGTGCTCGTGTTCGCATCGAGGATGGCGCACGTATTCGAAACTCAATTATTCAAGAGGATTGCGAAATTTCTGCCAATGCTGTTGTTTTACATTCCATTCTTTCCCGCCATTGCAAGATTGGTAAATGGTCTCGAGTCGAAGGTTCTCCAACTCTTCCAAGCCAGCACTCCACTACGATTATGCGTAACAGCGTTAAAGTCCAAGCTATTACTGTTATGGGCGCCGATTGTATAGTCCATGATGAAGTACGCGTTCAAAATTGCCTTGTACTTCCtcataaagaaataaaggTTGGTTTGGTTGGTGAGATTGTGATGTAA